From Cervus elaphus chromosome 10, mCerEla1.1, whole genome shotgun sequence:
tggggggctccaaaatcactgcagatggtgactgtagccataaaattaaaagatgcttgctccttggaagaaaagctatggccaacttagcatattaaaaagcagggacattactttgccagcaaaatcaaagctatggtttttccaatagtcatgtatggatgtgagagttggactataaagaaagctgagcacagaagaattgatgcttttgaactgtgctgttggagaagactcttgagagtcccttggactgcaaggagatcaaaccagtccatcctagaggaagtcagtcctgaatattcattggaaggactgatgctgaagctgaaactccaatactttggccacgtaatgtgacgaactgactcatttgaaaagaccctgatgctgggaaagattgaagacgggaggagaaggggacgacagaggatgaggtggttggatggcatcaccaactcgatggacatgagtttgagcaaactctgggagttggtgatggacagggaggcctggtgtgctgcagtccatggggtcaaaaaagagtcggacacgactgagcgactgaactgatagggTGGGGAGCTTTGGCTTTTTAATATTGAGCCAACACTGTGTTCTTGGAATAAGCTTCCCTTGAGCATGATGAATACATGTATTTTAGGTATTTTGGGGTTTAAATTGCTAGttatttctgactttttaaaagattatttttagagTTTCAGatctctttctaatttttatttatctgctgAGATTCTGTTTATGCACCTTGTTTTCCTTAACACCCTGGAAATGGTTGCAATATAGCTGCTTTAAAATCCTGTCTGTGTAGGAAAAAAATcctgtctgtgatattttgttacagcagctcaaATGAACtaagtacctcatgtaagtggagtcATAACAATACTCATTCTTCTGCGATGGGCTCGTTTCACTTACAACAAATCTCAGAAGTTCCTTTTGTGGCaagtggcaagatttccttcctttttaaggctgaatagtattccattgtccaTACGCACTGCATTCTGTTTATTCATCTGTCGGTGCACACTTGGGTTTTTATTGTTTGGTTACTGTGAGTaaggctgctgtgaacatggtcCATGTTTGggtccctgctttcagttcacACACCCAGGGGTCAGTTTGCCGTATCATAAgattctattgggttggccaaaggttcgtttgggtttttctgaaaAATCTTTAGAGAAAAATCCGAGAtgaaattttttggccaaccctgtATGCTTAAGctttatgctgctgctaagtcacgtcagtcgtgtccaactctgtgtgacccccatagacggcagcccaccaggctcccatccctgggcttctccaggcaagaatactggagtgggctgccatttccttcaagcTTTATGAGGAACCACTCAACTTTTCAGCAGCGGCTTgtacattttacattcccaccagcagtagcAGTGTGCAGAGGTTCTGGTTTCTCTGTATCCTAACcagcatttgttttgtttgtttgtttagtaacAGCCATACTAATATagatgaagtgatatctcattgtggatttgatttgtatttatttttcacttcagaaaaatgtctagtAATCCTTGgtccatctttaaaaaattttttttttttcctgatgtgtttggctctgctgggtcttaggtggggcatgtgggatctagctccctgaccagggatagaacccgggcccccaacactgggagctcagagtcttagccacttagTCTAAGCCACTTgggccaaggaagtccctgtggtccattttttaattgggttgtttggggctttgttgttgttgttatgggagctgtttatatattctggatattaccCTGCGACTTGTAAACACTTTCTTGCTTTCTATAGGCTGCCTTCCAGCCATTCCTTGTAAGGTTTAATGTCGAAGCCCCATGTTTCCAGTTTTCCCTTTGGCGTCCTTGCCAACACTGATGTTTGGTGCCGTGTGCCTGTACTTGTCGCGACCGTGGTGAGGGGACCCTGTCGTGTGTGACACCGCCCTTGTCCCCCTGAACAGTGCTGACTGCTGGCCCGTCCTGCCGGATGCCAGCGTGGCCGGCCCCGCGCTCGCCGTTTGCGCCGTCTCCACCCTCTCACTTTCAGCCTGCTTGCGCCCTTGGCCTTCGGTGTGTCTCTTATGACGAGTGCGCACAGTTGGGTCACATTTCTTTATCCTTTAGCCAATCTGTGCCTTCCAAATGGGAGAGTTTCATCTGCCTACGTTTAAAGTAATCACTGGTAAGGAAGGATTTGGAGAAGACGAAACAGCAAAGTTTGTTTTATAGTTGTCTTTTGTTGCTCATTCCCTCCATTCCTTCTGTTGACTTTTTCCCAAGCCACCTGCTTTCGACCTCCTTTTGTGTGTATACTACgtagccatttcctctccagtcGCCTGGGGATTACATATAATCATGTGACTGTTCAAGTCTAACTTGTACATGATTGAAGTTGGTGTGAATTCCAAGACTTCTCCTGTACAACTCTGTCCCTCCCCAACTTTGTGGTTGACTTCAGAAACTGACCCTTCAAGGGTGGATCTGTAATTATATCCATGCCTCTCGTCTTCTGAACCCTGTAGATCTGCGGCTCAGGACCATGACTCTGCTTTCAGTTTGCCCATGTGTTTGCCTTTCCTGGGGGGTAACAAGGGGCTCTGTCCAAGGCAGGCTTGGTGGTAATGAAATCCCTCAGCCTTTGTCTGGGAGGGTCTTGATTTTGCCTCACTCTTGGAGGAGGGTTTCCTGGATATAGACTCCTTGGTTGACAGTTTTGTCTCCCACCCCACTGCTTCCTGGCCTCCCAAATGTAGCAGAGAAGTGGGTGGATAATCTCATTGATTCCTTCATTAACAAGTCACTTCTTGCCACTTGCGACTTGGTGTCTGCCGTTTCTCTTCTGTCTCGGTGGGCGTCTCTCTGAGTGTGTTGTACGTGGAGTTCAGTGAGCCACTTGGATCTGTCGATCCGTGAGTTTTGTTGGGTTGGGGCAGTTATTTTCTCAGatctcctctctgcccctcctcttTGCCTCCACTGTCTCGTCACTGGTTCTCTCTGCTCAGAACTGTTGAACTCCTGTGGGTTCACTAGTTCAGTTGTATTTTTCGGCTCCAGGGTTTTCTAGTTCCTCTGGACATGGTTCACCTTTCTGCCCACCTATCATTTTCTGGACACGCTTTGGTCCTTCCTGTTTCTCTCCAGCCCCTTATGGATATTTTAGGCATTTGTCTAACTGAAGTCTTCAGACAGTCCAGCATCTGGGCTTCTCCCAGGTGGTCCTGTTGCATTTTCCTCTGGAGAGGCTGCGGGTCCCTTGCAGCCTGGCCCGGTGCTGGGGCAGCCTTCAGGGTGGGTGTGTTGAGCCTGGGGGCGGCCACGTGCAGCCCCCTCAGGGTCTCCCTGCACTCCTCCTGGCTCCTGGATGGCCTGCTGTGTGTCCGACCGTCACCCCTTGCCCGCAGCCTTCACGGGCAGCCCCCTTTCCTGCCTGGGATCCGAGTTGGGCAGAACAGAGGCTGGGCTCCTGGCAGCCCCCAGCCAGGCTGCTCCTCACGGCCCCACTGGGGCGGGAGCTTCGCTGCAAGGCGCTCACCTGGCTGCCGGCGAGCCGGTCTCCGGAACGCCGGGGGTCAGCACTGCTGGTTTCAGTGGTCCTTGGCAGTGTTCTCACGGCGTGTGAGCTGGCGCTCTGTGAAGCGCTCATGCTGCCCGGCTGTCGCGTTTCTGGCACTCACCGTCCCCGCAGGGCCCCGGCTCTGGGCCCGCTCCGGGCGCCGTACTCAGCGGGCTGCGCTCTCCCCGCAGGGCCCGCGCACCTCTCCAGACTCTCTGGCAAGTGCTTCAGCCTGGTGGAGTCCACGTGagtgagggcagggcagggtggcTGGGGGCCAGGGCCCCGCTGACGGCACCGTGCCCGCAGGTACAAGTACGAGCTCTGCCCGTTCCACAACGTGACGCAGCACGAGCAGACCTTCCGCTGGAACGCCTACAGCGGGATCCTCGGGTGAGCGGGGTGCGGCCGTGGCCCTGGGGgtgccctgccccaccccgccTCACTCTCTGCCCCTCCGCAGCATCTGGCAAGAATGGGAGATCACCAACAACACCTTCAGGGGCATGTGGATGCGGGATGGCGATGCATGCCAGTCACGGAGCCGGCAGAGCAAGGTGGGCAGCAGGGGCGGGGGGACGGGGCCTGCTTTCCCCACTTGCTCACCGAGGTCCCCCCCAGGTGGAGCTCACCTGTGGCAAAAGCAACCGGCTGGCCCACGTGTCTGAGCCGAGCACCTGTGTCTACGCGCTGACCTTCGAGACGCCCCTCGTCTGCCACCCCCACTCCTTGTTAGGTGGGCacccgggcgggcgggcggggtggggggcagaggggctCAGCTCAGCTGGTTTCTGTCGGACCCCTCAGTGTACCCGACCCTGCCCGCGGTCTTGCAGCAGCGGTGGGACCAGCTGGAGCAGGACCTGGCGGACGAGCTGATCACGGCCCAGGTGAGCTGCGGGCGGGCCCCGGGCGGCAGCCGGGCAGCCCAGTGGGCGCTCACTCCTTACCCTCCACCTGCAGGGCTACGAGAAGTCGCTCAGGGCGATTTTTGAAGATGCTGGTTATCTGAAGACATCAGAACCAAGTGAATCGGCGCAGCGGGAAGGAGCCACCAAGGACCTGCAGTTTGAGACACTGGAGAGCTGCCAGGAGGTACAGACACAGCCCCCCAGCCAAGGACGGCCTCCCACCAATGGACTGACCACTCCTCTCCACCCCCTGGTCTAGGCACATAAGGCCCTGTCGCAGGAGATAGAGAGACTGCAAGGCGTGCTGACCCACCACGGCATCCCCTACGGGAAGCCTGCAGGTCCgcggtggggggtggagggggccaAGCCCACCAGGGCCTTGCGTCTGCCGGTCGGGTCCTGACTCCCACTGCCTGGTGTTTTGGCAGAAACCCCCAGCTCTGAGCACTGGGGCCCCCAGACACCCACGGCCGGGATAGCAGAGCCCCTGCGAGGTGACCCTGGACTGCGTGGGGACACCCTGTGACCTTGGGGCTGTGGGCCTCGGCCTGAGgacctttctctccttctgtgcCAGCAGGCCCTTGGGGCTGTCCTCAAAGATGCAGACAAAATAAAGATCAGAGTTTTAATTAATTTCCATACTGATAAAAATAATTCCATGAATTCTGTAAACCATTGCATAAATGCTATagtgtaaaaaaatttaaacaagtgTTAACTTTAAACAATTCACTACGAGTAAATGATTATGCATTATAAATACTACCTTCTGGGTTAAGAAAACTCCATCCCAATAACATTCTCATCTAAACACTCTAACATACAGATTGGGGCTTCCATAAATTAATTTGTGTGAAGCATCCACAAGGagtcaggtcttctgcccacagCGACAGATGGTGGGACGACAGAATGTCACCGCTAACACGGAGCTCTCAGGAGCTGACACTCGGCAGCAAGAACCACGGCCTGGCCGAGCACCATGTAGCTTCAGCTGCTACACCCAGCACCCCCTTGTCGCCTGAGTGCGGGGCAGTGACACCCCTAGACACTGAGCCCGGCCCGGCCTGGGAGGCCAGCCCGGCCCCGGGGCAGCCCCAGGGGCCGCACCCCAGTGGTTCTTTGGTCTTCCCACCACACCTGTCCTCAGAGCCAGCAAGTACCTGAGGGGTGCGCCTCCAGTTCCCCAAGCCCCACAGAGAGTACTGACCGGAGTAGCTTATAAATACACCTAAAGCTTAATTGTTCctgtttataatttgaaaatgtcTAGGCTAGATGTCGATTACAGACATTGTCCCATTTCCCTGGAAGGCCAAAGGCCTGCCATGGGAAACAAgtgcataaatattaataaaaataaactttaaacagTGATAACAGTAGCACAAAATATAGGTAATTTCTAAGAGCTAATAAATCATCATCACTATAATTGAAACAAAGAAGGTTCACCACAACTGAGTCAGTTACCGTTAGCAGCGGGCAAGCTGCACGGAGCCATGGACCCACCTTTGAATGACAGCTTTCCCATCAGTGTGTCTTACGTTAAAAAAAGGTTTTCAACCTCTCACTGTAGTAAATACATTCTAATTTGGTCACTGATAAAAATTTTTACCTAGTCActttgcactttaaaaaaatgctatatAAAGTCTTTGGCACAGCCCCAGGCAGGCGGGCAGGGGCGGCTCGTCCCTTTCAGGCCAGGGCCCAGTCCCCGCTTCGTGCCTGCAGCAGACTCCGGGGAGATCCTTGCCCTATCCATGTCTGCAAGTAAGGTCTCGGTCAACTACACCTTTTACTTCCTCCTGGATTCCTCGGAAAAGTGACCCGACGCAGACAGGAGAGCCCGAAGCCGGCACTGAGCCGACCTGTTCCCAGCAGCCCTGCCGCCACCCTGCCCCGCACAGCGCTCACGGTGGCCAGGTCCTCCCCCAGCTGTGGTCATGTGATCACACCACCTGGACAGACAGACCTGGCAACAGTATCTCCCACGCTGTTGGGCGACTGTGGGCGTGGCTCCAGCCGGGCGCCCACCAgcgagcctgggggaggggagcaccGAGGCCCCTCCCACTGCCCCGCAGACTCACACACGCTGGCCTGTCCAGGGAGGAGGGATGCGCCATCCCCGGCTCTCCGAGGCGGAGG
This genomic window contains:
- the GNPTG gene encoding N-acetylglucosamine-1-phosphotransferase subunit gamma isoform X1 — its product is MAARLAGLAVLLGLGARGPAPAGAAKMKVVEEPNTFGLNNPFLPQTSRLQPKRDPSPVSGPAHLSRLSGKCFSLVESTYKYELCPFHNVTQHEQTFRWNAYSGILGIWQEWEITNNTFRGMWMRDGDACQSRSRQSKVELTCGKSNRLAHVSEPSTCVYALTFETPLVCHPHSLLVYPTLPAVLQQRWDQLEQDLADELITAQGYEKSLRAIFEDAGYLKTSEPSESAQREGATKDLQFETLESCQEAHKALSQEIERLQGVLTHHGIPYGKPAETPSSEHWGPQTPTAGIAEPLRGDPGLRGDTL
- the GNPTG gene encoding N-acetylglucosamine-1-phosphotransferase subunit gamma isoform X2, which translates into the protein MAARLAGLAVLLGLGARGPAPAGAAKMKVVEEPNTFGLNNPFLPQTSRLQPKRDPSPVSGPAHLSRLSGKCFSLVESTYKYELCPFHNVTQHEQTFRWNAYSGILGGMWMRDGDACQSRSRQSKVELTCGKSNRLAHVSEPSTCVYALTFETPLVCHPHSLLVYPTLPAVLQQRWDQLEQDLADELITAQGYEKSLRAIFEDAGYLKTSEPSESAQREGATKDLQFETLESCQEAHKALSQEIERLQGVLTHHGIPYGKPAETPSSEHWGPQTPTAGIAEPLRGDPGLRGDTL